In Carya illinoinensis cultivar Pawnee chromosome 10, C.illinoinensisPawnee_v1, whole genome shotgun sequence, one DNA window encodes the following:
- the LOC122278662 gene encoding uncharacterized protein LOC122278662: MTWNRSLLREVLSVEEANVVSKIPISLSRSPDQLIWRLTKNGLFTVKSAYHLLGEMKNLYKKRIKESALCPICTRDSESTTHALWSCPSAQDAWGLSSRKLQKERVVESPFSSIVGHMFSVLDENDMSTFASIVHQLWKRRNQYVFEGKYDAPETVVSTATKLVLNYKEANRIQVSRDKPVAPSVRSWSAPPLHAFKANWDASVDKVQCKVGIGVVIRDWNGCVVATLRSQRDLLPDPLLA, translated from the exons ATGACGTGGAATAGGTCCTTATTGAGGGAGGTCCTTTCAGTGGAAGAAGCCAATGTGGTCAGCAAGATCCCTATAAGCCTGAGTAGGAGCCCTGACCAACTTATCTGGAGACTCACAAAGAATGGACTCTTCACAGTTAAGAGTGCTTATCATCTTCTAGGGGAGATGAAG AACCTATACAAGAAAAGGATAAAGGAGTCAGCACTATGTCCCATATGCACCAGGGACTCAGAATCAACTACACATGCCTTGTGGTCATGTCCCTCAGCTCAAGATGCATGGGGACTTAGCTCGAGGAAACTACAAAAGGAGAGGGTGGTCGAGTCTCCGTTCTCCAGCATAGTGGGCCACATGTTTTCAGTACTGGATGAAAATGACATGTCAACTTTTGCTTCCATAGTTCACCAATTATGGAAGAGAAGGAATCAATATGTATTTGAAGGCAAGTATGATGCCCCTGAGACAGTGGTAAGTACTGCAACTAAGTTAGTACTTAATTACAAGGAAGCAAACAGAATCCAAGTGAGTAGGGACAAACCAGTAGCACCATCTGTTCGAAGCTGGTCAGCACCTCCTCTGCATGCTTTTAAGGCAAATTGGGATGCATCAGTAGATAAAGTTCAGTGCAAGGTTGGGATAGGGGTGGTGATCAGAGACTGGAATGGATGTGTAGTTGCCACCCTTAGATCCCAAAGGGACCTGCTCCCTGACCCGTTGTTAGCTTAA